The DNA window GCTGGAGGGCCGGACAGAACCTTGAGCGGCCCTGAGAGGCTGTGGCAGGAAAGTGGCCTggggggctgcctggaggaggtgggcaccGGGGCTGCAACTTGAAGGTCAAGCAGGAGCTTGCTTTCTGGGAGGACATGAAAAGTGTCCTGAGCACAGGGTCTGCCAAAACCACCGTCTGGCCCTCGCGGACTGGCCAGCAGCCCAGAGAGGCCCGGAGTGGGCTTTGGGCAGCCACCGTCTCCCCTCTGGGGTCAGGAGCTCTGAGGCAGCGGCAAGCAGGCTTTCCCGGGGGGCCAGGCGTGCGCCCCCGCTCACACCAGCTCTGCCCCACAGACCTCCTGGAGGCCCGCCGGCCCCTGGCCCACGAGTACCTGGGCGACGCCCTTCGTGTGATGCGCCAGATCATTTCCAGGTACCCGCTGCTGAACACCGTGGAGTCACTGACTGCCGCCGGCACCCTCATTGCCAAGATCAGAGGTCagccagccccaggcagggcagggaaggctctgggggcacttgggagggcttcctggaggaagggacatTTGAAGTGTGTTTTGAAGGGTGCGTGGCAATTTGACAGGCACAGCTCTCGTGCTGCCCCTGGGCCAAGGGCTGCCTTCCTCCAGTCGTAGGCAGGGGTGGGTGCGACCCGGCCTGGGCCAGCCACCCTCACCCATGTCTCTGCCCACCAGCCTTCCATTATGAGAGCAACCAGGAGTGTGACAAGCAGGAGTTTGAGAAGGCCCTGGAGACCATCGCTCTCTCCTTCAGTAACACGTGAGTGCTGCAGGGCCTGTGGAGCGGGACTGGGTGCGTGGGGCTGCTGGTCTCTGGGTGCTGACCCTGTCCTGCCCTGCAGCGTGTCTGAGTTCCTCATGGGGGAAGTGGACAGCAGCACTCTCCTGTCAGTGCCCCCTGGGGACCCCATCCAGGTGAGCAGGGGCGACCTGGATGCTGCATGGGGCCTGGCCGGCTGGGGGGGGGGGNNNNNNNNNNNNNNNNNNNNNNNNNNNNNNNNNNNNNNNNNNNNNNNNNNNNNNNNNNNNNNNNNNNNNNNNNNNNNNNNNNNNNNNNNNNNNNNNNNNNNNNNNNNNNNNNNNNNNNNNNNNNNNNNNNNNNNNNNNNNNNNNNNNNNNNNNNNNNNNNNNNNNNNNNNNNNNNNNNNNNNNNNNNNNNNNNNNNNNNNNNNNNNNNNNNNNNNNNNNNNNNNNNNNNNNNNNNNNNNNNNNNNNNNNNNNNNNNNNNNNNNNNNNNNNNNNNNNNNNNNNNNNNNNNNNNNNNNNNNNNNNNNNNNNNNNNNNNNNNNNNNNNNNNNNNNNNNNNNNNNNNNNNNNNNNNNNNNNNNNNNNNNNNNNNNNNNNNNNNNNNNNNNNNNNNNNNNNNNNNgggggggggggggcggggggcggcgcggGGGCCTCCTGCCCCCGCTGGGGGCTGCCCCTACCCCTCAGACGCCAGGCCCGCCACCCCCGGCTGTTCTGTGCGGGCTGGAGGGGAAGACCGGCAtggacggggcggggcgggcagggGACCGAGGCGCTCACAGGTCTAGGGCAAGTCTCTTCCCCGTGGTTGGGTCAGACGTTTCCGAAGCTACTGGCATCTCCGAGCTCGCTGACAGGGCCCGCggctcccacccccagctccttccGGCGCTGCCAGCAAACGCGCCTCCCCCTTCTGGGCCCTCCGCAAGGGCTCAGTCTCGGGCTCCCGGCCTTTTTCCACCGCACTCCCCCTCCACCAGCTGCACCCTCGTCCCGTCACCTGTCACCGGTCACGGCTGTGGAGGCCGCTTGGCTCCTTTCACTAGGTCCCACCGGCGGGCCGTCTGCGCACTGCGGGGGCTCTTGGCGTTCCGGGTTGTAGGGCCGAGACCTCCGGGGCCGCTCTGCGGGCCTGCGGCCGGGCCGGTGTCTCCCGCGGGCGCCCAGAGCGGGCGTCGGGGAGGGTGTGCGCAGGCGAGCCTGTCTTCCTGCCGGCCCTCTCTTCTGTAATTGCTCACTTTGGACAAAGGcccatttcttcttgatttgcCGGAGCCTTTGCCATATTAGAGGACTCGGCCCTGGCTGGTGTGAGCTACGGACCCCCACCTGCTTTGCTGTCCCGACGGGATTTTACCTGTTTCTCCGGGCAGAAGACTGAGTGTCAGCACTTTCCTCACGGGGTTCCTGGGTGCCGTGTTGCGTGTGGAAGGTCGTCCTCAGGACTTTGCGTGGGTGCTGCTGGCGTTCGCGTGGCGGGCTCTGACGGTGCAGGCTGCGCAGTGTGGCCCCCAGAAGGCCACCCGAGCGCTCTTCCTGCCAACCCGAGGGTGCCTGGCTTCCTGCCCGGCCGGCCTCGCTGTTCTCCTGTGCATGAGGGGAAGTGAGAGGCGGGAGCGCGCCCGCCGCTCTGACGGGGCCCCAGGGGTCGCAGAGCTCGCGTCCCGGCTTTGGGGGCTGAAAGCGTCCTCCCAGGGACCCGTTGCAGGCGTCCCCTCCGGTTCTCCTGCCGTCCGCTCTGGGGCAGGGCCTCGGTCCGTGCGGCCGTGCCGTGGGCTGTGGGCACGTGTGGGGGGCTCAGGGGGCCGGTCGGGGAGAGAAGCCGGGGACAGGCCCAGCTGGAGGACGGCTCTGGACGGCGTCCTCGCCCCCACACCCACAGCAAGAGGCGGAATCAAACCTGCGCAAGGCCAAGCAGGGCTACACACAGCGCTGCGAGGACCACGGCAAGGCCCACTTCCTGGCGGTCAAGGCCGAGGAGGAGCAGGCCGTCACCGGGCCCGGGGCCGCCGCCTCCAAGACCCTGGACAAGCGGCGGCGCCTGGAGGAGGAGGCTAAGAACAAGGTGAGCGCGGATGGGCAGCGGGCGGGCAGCGGGCAGCGGGCGGGCAGCGGGCAGCGGACGGGCAGCGGGCGGGCAACAGGCAGCGGGCAGCGGACGGGTAGCGGACAGGCAGCGGGGGCCGATCCCGCGGGCGCAGCTCCCGACAGGGGCGGGGGCACCCCGCAGGAGCGCCGACCCGCCCTTCTCTGCTGCTGGGGCGTCCAAGGCCTGAACCCGGCTGAGGGCTGTGTGCGCGCCCCCCGGCCCCCATCCAGGCCGAGGAAGCCATGGCCACCTACCGGACGTGTGTGGCCGATGCCAAGACGCAGAAGCAGGAGCTGGAGGACACCAAGGTGACGGTGCTGCGGCAGATCCAGGAGGTCATCCGCCAGAGCGACCAGACCATCAAGTCGGTGCGCACCGTGTCCCGCGCTCCAGCCGGCGTTGTGGGGGTCGGAGGCGCAGCCAGTGGGGCTCACGCCGGCACCCCGTCGCCCGCAGGCCACCATCTCCTACTACCAGATGCTGCACATGCAGACGGCCTCGCTGCCCGTGCACTTCCAGATGCTGTGCGAGAGCAGCAAGCTGTACGACCCGGGGCAGCAGTACGCCTCCTACGTGGGCCAGCTGCAGCGGGACGAGGAGCCCGACGTGCGCTACGACTTCGAGCCCCACGTCTCCGCCAACGCCTGGTACAGCCGCCTGCGCGCACCTGGGGCCGCGGGGCTCCCCCCACACTGAGATGGGGCTGGGTGCGCTGACGCTCCCGAGGTCCCTGTCCTGTCCCTCCAGGTCCCCGGTCATGCGCACCCGTAAGGGGAGCCTTGCCAGTGACGCCACGGGGGCAGAGGCCACCGGCAGCCCTGAGGAGGAAGGTGGATCCGGCAATGGCACACCTGCCAAGGAACACAGGGGTGAGGGCCCGGTGGGGGTGGCGAGTGGGCGCGGCCTCTCTAGAGCCCCTCAGTCCCCGCTGAACACCCCTCCTGCAGGTGGGCGTGGACACCAGGTGCACAAGTCGTGGCCCACCACCGTGTCAGACTCAGAGGGCAGCCTGGACCCCAGCCCTGGCTCAGGTGAGGGGGCCTGGCTACCTGGAGGCTGGCCTGGGTGTGGGGCGGCGGACTCATCGTGCGGGCAGAGCCGTGAGCTGGCTCTGGGGAGGGTCCGGCTGACCCGTGCCGGGCCCCTGTGGGCCTGGGCTGCCTGACGCCCGTTTCCTGCTCAGGGGACTTTAAGAAGTTGGAGCGGATGTCATCCAGCGGCACCCTGTCGTCCAACGAGGAGCTGGTGGACCAGGAGGGCAGTGCAGGGCCGTCAGCCTTTGAGCAGGGTGAGGGGGCCCCCGTGTGGACGTTGTGGGGCGGGGCTTTGGACTCCGGGGCTGGGCCTGGCCCCGGCCCAGACCAGCCTCGCTCAGGCTGAccacctgccctgccccccagctgACCTCAACGGCATGGCCCCCGAGCTGCCAGTGGCCGTGCCCAGTGGGCCTTTCCGCAACGTGGGGCTGTCCAAGGCTGCCCGCACGCACCGTCTGCGAAAGCTGCGCACGCCGGCCAAGTGCAGGGAGTGTAACAGCTACGTCTACTTCCAGGGGGCGGAGTGTGAGGAGGTGAGGGCGGCCGGCTCGTGCAGACCCAGAGGGCCCCGGCGGGGGGAAGAGGGCGCTGGCAGAGGTCCCGGCCAGGGCCTGGAGGTGGGAGCAGGCTGGCCCGGCGGAGGAGCCAGGCCCGGGCGGCGGAGGTGCGGCGCCCAGCCAGGAGGGGAGACAGGGTCAGGAGGGCTTCAGAGTGGAGGTGCTGTGGGCGTGGGCTGGGGGGCTCGCTCACGGGCGCCCCCCGCAGTGCTGCCTGGCCTGTCACAAGAAGTGCCTGGACACGCTGGCCATCCAGTGTGGCCACAAGAAACTCCAGGGCCGCCTGCAGCTCTTCGGCCAGGACTTCTTGAAGGCGGCCTGCGGCGCGCCCGACGGCATCCCCTTCATCGTCAAGAAGTGCGTCTGCGAGATCGAGCAGCGGGCACTGCACACCAAGGTGACCGCGGGGGCGGCCGTCGGGGCTTCgtcctggcggggggggggggggggggggggggggggcgggcgtgGGGCGTGGCCCGGGCTGACGGCCGCCCCCGCAGGGCATCTACCGTCTCAACGGGGTGAAGACGCGCGTGGAGAAGCTGTGCCAGGCGTTCGAGGCTGGCCAGGAGCTGGTGGAGCTGTCACAGGCCTCGCCCCACGACATCAGCAACGTCCTCAAGCTCTACCTGCGGCAGGTAGGACCAGGGCGGGGCGGCGGCTCACGCCCagccgggcgggggtggggcggcgGGCCAGGGCGCAGACCCCACTGCTCCACTCCCCCCGCAGCTGCCTGAACCCATCCTCTCCTTCCGCCTCTACCACGAGCTCGTGGGGCTGGCCAAGGACAGTCTGAAGGCGGAGGCGGAGGCCAAGGTGGCGTCCCGGGGCCGGGCAGACCCTGCGGAGACCGAGGCCGCGGCCGTGGCCATGGCGGGCCGGCTGCGGGAGCTCCTGCAGGACCTGCCCCCCGAGAACCGGGCCACACTGACGTACTTGCTGCGGCACCTGCGCAGGTGAGGGCCGGGGCCCAGGTCggcagggcctggggcagccTCAGCGGGCACTCACACCTGCTTCCGCATCCGCGGGACCCTAGGATCGTGGCGGTGGAGCAGGACAACAAGATGACTCCGGGGAACCTGGGCATCGTGTTCGGACCCACGCTGCTGCGGCCCAGGCCCACCGAGGCCACCGTGTCCCTGTCTTCCCTGGTCGACTACCCGCACCAGGCCCGCATCGTGGAGACCCTCATCACGCACTACAGCCTGATCTTTGAGGAGGAACCCGAGGAGGTGCCTGGGGGCCAGCTGAAGGTGGGGGCAGGCCCCAGGGCTGCCCCCTCCGAGCGAGTGGGGTGGGACGGAGAGCCTTGGTTTCAGCAGGCTCGTCAGGAGGGGCCCCAGAGGCATCTTTTAAGCAAAGAACTGATGGAGGGGGAGCTCCCCTGGGGGAAGCTCCACCACCAGTGCCAAGGCCCTGTGGCCGCACCTCCCCCACCTGGCTCTGGAGCCCGGCCGCTCCGTCCATCTCTCTCTGCACCGCCTCTGGCGCATCCCCAGGCTCAGGCTCACGACCCGCCCCGCTGCGCCCCCTGCCACGTCACAGGCTGCGCCACCAGCTCTCTTCCACAGGCTCTGCGCACATAGCTTCCCAGCTGCTCATTCTCGTGCGCTAGTCCCTGCGGAGGGTCCGCCGTACCTCTCCTGGGACTGTGGGGGTGCAGGGGCAGCAGGACACGCTGGTTTCATCCACGTGGGACCTCACTCTGCTGCCCCAGCGAGGCCAGGGCAGCCCGCGCATACACGGGATGCGGTGACGTCACGCACACCGCAGGGAGCACTGAGGAGCTGTAGGCTCTCCTGGTTCTTGGTTCACCAGAGCGAGAGCAGAGCTGGGGCCTGGCGGGCATCCTGGGCCCTCCCTGAGCCCCGTTCTGCCACCTGCAGGACAGCTCAGACGCGGCACGGGCTGAGGCAGAGGTGCAGGTGCCCTACCAGGAGGGGAGCGCGGGGGCCACAGTCCCCCTGCAGGAGGTGGCGGATGGTGGCCCAGGTGAGTGGTGGTGACAGCCAGGTCGGCAGCCGGGCGACGAGGCGTCTTGGGGCCACGTTGGGTGCCCAGAGGCCACACGGCTGTGGGTTTGCCTCCCAGGAAGAGCTCGCCTGTCTGACATGTTCCTGAGGTGTGGCATAGTCACTGGCGGGGTACCCAGCTCATGGCAACAGCCCTGTGCCCAGAGACTGCCCTCTGGTGGCAGGCGGGCAGTCCcaggtggggagtggggccctGTGAGTGACAGCATGTCAGGCGCCGGTCCCCAGGGCCTTCCCGGTCACAACATGTCTGTCTGTCCTGTCTccgcacctcccccaccccccacctctcttgACCTCCCAGAATCCCGGGTGGCCTCCAACGACTCTGATTCCGAGGTAGAAGAGGCCTCAGAGCTTCTGTCCCCAGCGGACAGGGGACACCGCCTCAGTTTCCAGGAGAAGCAGGGCAGCGAGGCCAGCACGGAGGTGGCCCAGGGCAGCCGCAGCGGCAGCGAGGAGCAGCTGGGCGCCGGGGCCAGGCACAGCGACGGGGGAGGCCTTTCCCAGCAGCTCGCCGAGTTCAACGCCAACCAGTGCAACAATGTGGCCAAGGTCCCGCTGCCTGCCATGGGGCTCCGCGGTGCGCGGCTTGAGGCAGGCACGGGCCCGGGGCGGCAGCCGGAGTGTGTGTAGCTGGGGCGCTGGCCGGCCGGGCTGGTGGCTGAGGAGATCTCTGGGGACGTCTGGTCACTGTGAGGCCTCATACTCCAAGAACAATACACTGAGGCCGCTACCGGCTGCCCTTTCCAGAAGCTcccaggagcacagggagaggcagaggcctgCCCTGTGTCTGCCTGCGTGCCGGGGCCATGAAGAAGCCACGTACACCCCTGCTGAGTGGCCCTGCCCTCGGAGCCAGCCACCCTGTGGGCCACCGGCCGCCATGGAAGGGATGCTGGAAGCCAGACGGCGGGGTCCTGGAGGCAGTGTCGGGCCCCACGGAGCGCGGTGAGGTCCGTCCCGGGCCATGATGTAGGTTTTTCAAATGcacattttgcttaaaataaagttttaaatctgAGCCCATCTTCTCTGGCGGCGGCGGGAGGGGGACACAGAGCCCCGAGCCGTGTCTTTGGCTCCCCACTGGAGAGGACTCTCAGGAAGAGAAACCCCCCCAGAAAACAGCCCAGGTGGGTTGTGCACACCCAGGCATCAGATACGTATTCCTGGGAAACTTCGGCCAGGGCTGCTCGGAGGAACCTTCCAGACGGCAGAAACGGTCCATTCAGGCTGTCCGGGCAGCGGCCACCAGCCGGGTGTGGCTACGAAGCCCTGAAGCATGGCCGATGCCTGAGCACCTGAGTGTGAACCTCACTTTCGCTGACCAGTCTCAGAGCTGGGGCTGCCTTGCAGGGCAGCACAGCGGACAGCCGGCCGGCAGCCAGCCAGCAGCCACCCTCCCCAGTTCCTCTCACAGATCCCTTCAGCCCGGCTGGACCGGCCTCGGAGGGTCAAGGTTGGCTCAACAGCAGGAAGACCCAGCCTTTCATTGGCTGCAAAAACCCAGCTGGAATCCACACCCATCGGGACCCAAGCAGCTGGGAGGGGCTGGCCCAACACTGCGGCCCACCCCCGGCTCAGACTGACAGTGTCCGCGGCGGACAGAACACTCTGTGCAAGCTGGCCTGGCCCTCCCCTGCCGTAGCGGAAAAAGATCCAGAAAGGGAGGCCCTGGAGCCAGCAAACAGCGGACTCACGCTGGCGAACAGCACAGGCCCACGCCCACGCCCCAGTGCTGTCCACGGCCACTGCTGCCCAGAGCACAACCCGGACGATGCGGCCCAGACCTGAAAACACCGAGTCCTGtcctttcacagaaaaaaatcgGCCGATCCAAGATACGtcttacacttgatcttagccaaaaggccgagaagggACCCGTCCGATACACATCTGAAAAAACGGGTCACAAGAACGAACACGAAACTGTCCAACTGACCAGCGCTCCGGCGGACGGCGGCACGCCACATACACCCGTTCGTCAAGGCGTGTGCGTCCTGAGAAGCGCCTGGAGCCTGGCCAGGCGAGGCAGCCGAGGGCTCTGATGCTGTTTGCAGAGCGCCTGCTGATTTACTCCTTTGGGGCCGGCTTCAGGCCAGGCTTCGCCCAGGCTCACAGAATGTCACAGGGGCCCAGGGCCATGTGAATGGGCCCCCCCTGCCGCCACCCCCAAACCCGTACCCTAGGAGGGGGCGCCTAGGCATGTGCCAGAGCAACCGCCCAGCTCCCACCAATGCCGGGGCCGTGGGACGGCAGGTGCTCAGCAGCAGAGGCGGGCTGCGGTCCCAGTGCGGCAGACGGACGCATTCCCAAAGGAGAGCCCGGTGCTG is part of the Mustela nigripes isolate SB6536 chromosome 2, MUSNIG.SB6536, whole genome shotgun sequence genome and encodes:
- the ARHGAP45 gene encoding rho GTPase-activating protein 45; translation: MFSRKKRELMKTPSISKKNRAGSPSPQPLGELPRKDGPDTVSLGPSLEPPSTASNAKATGTLKRPTSLSRHASAAGFPLPGASSWTLGRGHRSPLAAAGPAEPPVEGPCPDTGEISHLLADVGRFAKALEKLKECVLRDDLLEARRPLAHEYLGDALRVMRQIISRYPLLNTVESLTAAGTLIAKIRAFHYESNQECDKQEFEKALETIALSFSNTVSEFLMGEVDSSTLLSVPPGDPIQVSRGDLDAAWGLGRDLRGRSAGLRPGRCLPRAPRAGVGEGVRRRLSVSTFLTGFLGAVLRVEGRPQDFAWVLLAFAWRALTRPPRDPLQASPPVLLPSALGQGLGPCGRAVGCGHVWGAQGAGRGEKPGTGPAGGRLWTASSPPHPQQEAESNLRKAKQGYTQRCEDHGKAHFLAVKAEEEQAVTGPGAAASKTLDKRRRLEEEAKNKAEEAMATYRTCVADAKTQKQELEDTKVTVLRQIQEVIRQSDQTIKSATISYYQMLHMQTASLPVHFQMLCESSKLYDPGQQYASYVGQLQRDEEPDVRYDFEPHVSANAWSPVMRTRKGSLASDATGAEATGSPEEEGGSGNGTPAKEHRGGRGHQVHKSWPTTVSDSEGSLDPSPGSGDFKKLERMSSSGTLSSNEELVDQEGSAGPSAFEQADLNGMAPELPVAVPSGPFRNVGLSKAARTHRLRKLRTPAKCRECNSYVYFQGAECEECCLACHKKCLDTLAIQCGHKKLQGRLQLFGQDFLKAACGAPDGIPFIVKKCVCEIEQRALHTKGIYRLNGVKTRVEKLCQAFEAGQELVELSQASPHDISNVLKLYLRQLPEPILSFRLYHELVGLAKDSLKAEAEAKVASRGRADPAETEAAAVAMAGRLRELLQDLPPENRATLTYLLRHLRRIVAVEQDNKMTPGNLGIVFGPTLLRPRPTEATVSLSSLVDYPHQARIVETLITHYSLIFEEEPEEVPGGQLKDSSDAARAEAEVQVPYQEGSAGATVPLQEVADGGPESRVASNDSDSEVEEASELLSPADRGHRLSFQEKQGSEASTEVAQGSRSGSEEQLGAGARHSDGGGLSQQLAEFNANQCNNVAKVPLPAMGLRGARLEAGTGPGRQPECV